DNA from Halomonas sp. GFAJ-1:
ATCGCCAAGGCAACGTGTTGGTAGAAGGCATTGTTGGCGTACAAAAAGAAGCGGTGCTGGCCGCCAAACACAGCATCGTCACGGTGGAAGAGATTGTCGATGATCTGAACGCACACCCCAATGCTTGCGTGATCCCAAGCTGGGCGATCAGCGCCGTTGCGGTGGCCGAGAAAGGCGCGCTGCCTTCCTATACTCACGGTTATTACGGCCGCAGCAATCGCTTCTACAAGGAGTGGGATGCTATTGCTCGGGATCGCGACACCTTTACCCAGTGGCTTGACGACAACGTCTTTAATGCCGCCGATAACGTGGGAGGCCAAGCCTGATGAGCCTGGAATATACCTCGTCTGAAATGATGTCGGTGACGGCGGCGCGAGCGCTGGAGAACGGCATGACCTGTTTTGTGGGCATCGGGCTGCCCTCGGAAGCCGCCAACCTGGCGCGGCTGACCCATGCCCCTGATGTGGTGCTGATTTACGAGTCCGGCACGCTGCAAACCAAGCCTGCGATTCTGCCGCTTTCCATCGGTGATGGTGAACTGTGCGAATCAGCGCTGACCACCGTGGCGGTGCCGGAGATGTTCCGCTACTGGCTGCAGGGCGGCAAAATCGATGTGGGCTTTTTGGGCACCGCGCAAATCGACCGCTTTGCTAACCTTAACACCACCCTAATTGGCGATTACAAGGCACCCAAGGTTCGCCTGCCGGGTGGTGGCGGTGCCCCGGAAATTGCCACCAACGCCGGGGAAGTGTTTATCACCCTGAAGCACTCCAAACGTGCTTTTGTAAAAGATGTCGACTTCGTCACTACGCTAGGCTTTGGCCGCGACGGCAAAGGGCGTGATAACGTGCCCAATATCGGCAAAGGCCCCACCCGCGTCATCACCGACCTGTGCGTGATGAAGCCTGATCCCGACACCAAAGAGCTAGTGGTGGTATCGCTGCACCCAGGCGTAACCCGCGAGGACGTGATTGACGCCACCGGTTGGGAAGTACGCTTTGCCGAGCAGCTTGAGAGCACCCCGGAGCCCAACGAAAACGAGCTGACGATTTTGCGTGAGCTGAAAGCGCGCACCGAGCGAGCCCACGCGGGCGCATAAGAAGTACTTTATGAGGTGCATCGCGGGAGGTATCCGAGGATAGTAAACGCGTCGTGGTACGCGGCCGCAATGGGTATATCCACTTAACTGCCTAAAAGTCTACGCGAATGCGTGGGTAGTCGCTTATTGCGTAATAAAAAAGGGAGCCCGTTTAAGCGGGCACCCTTTTTTTAGGTAATGCTAATAACGCTTAAAGATGATTAAGCGCTTTTCTTCTTTGTGATCTTAGGATCGCTCGCTTTATCTTTTTGATCACTCGGTTTGCTGTCGCTGGCGTCGCTTGGCTGTGGGAGCGATGGCAGCGATTTGGCGAGCATTTCTACACTGTGGCGGTAGTAGAGCTGGCTCTTATTATGCTCGCCCATGCTGGCGTAGAGGCGGGCAAGCTCGGCACATACTTCACCATTGGGGCGCTGGCGCTGACTAGCTTCAAAGTATTCCAGCGCTTTTTCCCACTGGCCAATACGTAGCGATAGGCGCCCGCATGCTAACAGCAGTTCTGGGTCATTGGGGCGCTCTTGCAGCCATTTCTCTGCTTTCACCAGCTGGCGCGCTGCGTCTACGTTAAGCAAGCCGTAACGTTTTACCAGGCGTGCATCCCAGTGGTGGTCCAGCGAGTGATTGAGCAGCCGTTCAGCAATAGGCTCTTCGTTCGACTGGAGCAGCGCCTCGGTGTAGAGCACGATCAGCTCAGTATTCCCACGCAGGTAGTCCGGCATATCGGCCCATAACCCCCGCACGCGCTCGATATTCGTGGGGTTCTTGGCCTCAAACACAATCAGTTCACGGTAGGCCTTGAACTCCAGCTGCTCACGCTCTTGCTGAGTAATCAGCTTTTGCGCGGCTAAGCGCGGGATCAGGTGGCGTAGCCCCTCCCAATCGTTAACGCTGAGATGCACCTGCTTAAGCATCTTGAGCACTTGAGGGTGGTTGGTCAGCTGCTTATCCAAACGGTTAAGAATCGCCAGTGCTTCTTCAGGCTGCTGACGGTCGATCATCAACTGAGCCTGCATCAGGCCAATCGCTGTGTCGGCGCCTTCGGTCGTTAGCTGAGCCTTGTTGAGATGCTCTTGAGACTTAACATGGTGGCCTTGGTAGTGTGCCGCCAGCGCCGCTGAAAGGTAGTTAACCAGTGGGGTGCTGGAGTCATTGGCAGCGTTAACCAGCGTTTTTTCGGCTTTTTTGAAGCGGCCTTCGGTAAGGGCCACTAAGCCATGCACCGTGCGTTTCATGGCGCGGCGATTGCGGGCGCGGCTGTTCCAGGTGCGAAAGTTACCCACTGGACGAATAATGCCGCTTAAAAGCCGCAGGGCAAAGTGCAGCACAAGGAAGGCGGCGAGTAGCAGTACCAGGCCAAACCAGAAGGAGGTCTGTACCGAGGTTTCACCGACACGAATTAACCAGTAGCCAGGCACCGCCATCATTAGGTGCCCAAATAGGGCACCTACTGCAAGGCCTGCGACGATAAGAAGAATGAGCTTTCTCATGCATCACCTCCGCCTTGGCGACGCGATTCAAAGCGGTTTTCAATGAAGTTCGCTAGCGCCTGCTGTGACGCGCTGATATCGGGCAGTTCTGGCTTCACCTCGGTTTGCTTTAGCTCTTCTAGGCGATTAATGACGCTTTGAGTCTCGTCACGATCGGTGTCGTAGTAGCTGTTAAGTAGACCCAGGGCTTTATCAAGGCTCGCTTCGTAAAGTTCCTGCTCTTCTTTCAACAGGGCCAGTTGCGACTGCTCAAGCACTAGGCGCAGGCTTTGGCGCAGATAGGTCTCTTGCTCTGGAGTAATCAGCGTTTCCAACGCTTCGTCATGATGGCGAATCACGACAAGATCTTTTAACTCTTCGCCAAAGCGTGCCAGCTGGCGCTGGAAGGTACCTGTAGGCGGCTGCTCGATGCTAGAGGTAACGGCACGCTCTTCCACTTCCTGGGAAAGACGCAGGCCAGCGATGCGTTCCTGCTGGGCGTTCAGCGCCAGATAGATACCGGTGCGGTCTACGCGGGGTACCGCATCAAGGGCGGCCAGCTCATTGGCGATTTCACGGCGTACCGAGGTGAGTGCCGGGTTGTCGGCGTCCACTAGGCGGGCGTCGGCGGTGTTAAGCAGGGCGGCTGCACCATCGACATCACCTTCAAGCTGCAGGCGCTGGTTGGCTAAGCGCAGCAGATAGGCGGCTTCTGCGTGTAGCCAGTCGCGCTCGTCGGTTTCCTGCTCTTGGGAGAGCTGGGCCAGCACTTGATCCAGCGTCTCGTCGACGTCACTGCGGTAAGTGTCAAGTTCACTGCGCAGATCGCTCAAGGTGCTTTCCAGCGCCTGACTGCGCTCTGCTTCGCCACTTTCGATACGTGACTCAAGGTCGCTAACGGCCTGCTGGGAGGCGCTGTCTTCAGTCTGCTGAGTCAGCGCATCAATGCGCTGCTGTTGACTATCCAGGCGCTGCCAGCCTTGCCAAGCAACCAGTACTAATGCCACCGCCAGGATAATCACCAGCACAATGGCGAGCATGCCGCTCTTGCCACTGTTGCCGCCGTTGCCACTGTCGCTACCCGAGTGGCGGTCACCACCACTGTTAGTGGGCGGCGGCGTGAAGGCGCCTTTGGGGCTTGCGCTCGCGGTGCTCGTACCCGCTGCCTGTTTGGGGGCAGGCTCATCTTTTTTGGCACCGCTGTGTGGTGCTACAGGTGCGGCGCTTGTGGTGTCTTGCTTAGAATCGGCGGGTTGGTGGCCGCCTTTATTACGCCGCCGGGAACGGCTGTTCTTAGCGGCATAAGAGGAAGATGCTGAGGTAGTGCTTGACCCTGCAGGCTCGCTGTTGGAAGAGGCGGGCACGGCGGTATCGCTCGGCTTAGCGCCCTCTTGGGATGCATCGGCAGACGTCTTGTGTACGCCTTCCTGATCGTTTAGTTGTTTGCTCATCTGTCGCTAGCCCTTATTAAGTTCCTTGATCGACATCGGCACCCTTTGGGTTGCAGGACCGATCCAACGCGGCTGCTAGTGCAGCCGGCGTTGCTCCCGACGCCACCTTGAGGTCACAAAAACCCAGTTTACCGGCCAGTGTAGCTAAACGGTGACTGGAAACGATTAGCGGTTGGTTCAACGCTGCTTGATTACACCATTTTGCCAGATGTTCAAGCAGTTCGCTGCTGGTAACGATTAACGCCCGGTAATCGCCTACTAAAAGACGTTGCTGCATGGCCGCTGAGGGCGGTTGATACACTCGCCGATATACTTCTACGCGGATGACTTGCGCGCCACGCGTTTCCAGCGTCTCGGTGAGTAGTGTGCGGCCGCCTTCACCCGCTACCAGTAGTACTCTCTGGTGGGTTAATGCTTTTAGTGAGGCAAGTGCCAGCAGTGCCTCGCTGGTATCGTCACCGCTTGCAGGTGAAGGAATGTGAACGCGTACGCCTAGCAGGTTGTAAAGGGTGTAGGCGGTGGTGCTGCCAACACTGTAGTAATCAATCCCTACAGGAAGCTGCGGCCAATAACGCTCCAGCGCTTCGCTTAAACATTCGGCTGCGAAGGGGCTGACCACTACTATCTTATGGTACTGATCAATATCCAGCCAGATTCTGCGCTGTTCCGGTGTTTCAGGCAGTGCTTCAAGCTGCATGACCTCCAGGGATTCGACCCAAGCGCCCTGGGCGCGCAGCGCAGCGGCAAGCGCTTCACCACGCTCTCCGGGACGGCAGATCAGTACCGGTTGGGTCATACGTTGCGGCCGTAAACCTCGGCCAGGATATCCCCAGCCCCTTGGTCAAGGAGGTCTTCAGCCACCCGAATGCCCAGCGCTTCCGGCTCGTGGATGGAGCCACTGCCTTCGGCCCGTAGCACTTCGGTGCCTTCAGGGTTGCCCACTAAACCGCGCAGCCAAATGGTTTCGTTGGCCTTGTCGAGAATCGCATGACCACCGATAGGCACCTGGCAGCCGCCTTCTAAGCGGGTGTTCATTGCCCGTTCGGCGCGCACGCGGGTGGCGGTGTCAGGGTCATCCAGAGGAGCCAGTAAGCTGATCAGCTCAGGGTCATGCAAGCGGCATTCGATACCCAGCGCCCCTTGGCCGCAGGCCGGTAGGCAAATTTCTGGGGGCAATGCTTGGGCGATACGTGCATCCAGCCCTAGGCGTTGCAGCCCCGAGGTGGCAAGAATAATCGCATCAAATTCACCGGCGTCTAATTTTGCCAAGCGAGTTTGTACATTACCGCGTAGATTAAGAATTTGAAGATCAGGGCGGGCCTCGCGCATTTGCAGGCCACGGCGTAGGCTGGCCGTGCCGATGCGGGCACCTTCAGGCAGCTCTTCAATGTTGCTGTAGTGGTTGGAGACAAAAGCATCGGTGGGGTCGGCGCCATCTAAAATCACCGAAAGCCCGAGGCCTTCTGGGAAGTGCATCGGCACATCTTTCATAGAGTGCACGGCAATGTCTGCGCGGCCATCCAGCATGGCGTCTTCCAACTCTTTGACAAACAGCCCTTTACCGCCAATTTTAGAAAGCGGCGTGTCGAGAATTTTATCCCCTTTGGTAGAGAGCGGAACCAGCTCGACTTCCAAACCGCTGTGTGCCGCCATCAAACGGTCGCGGACGTACTCGGCCTGCCACATGGCCAACTGGCTTTTACGCGTGGCAATGCGCAATTTAGTGATGGATGACACGTTATTCTCCCTTGGCCGCTGACACGGCGCGTCGAACTATGATAAGTCTCATGATAAAGCACCCGGCCACACAGTAAAAATAACCGGTTAAATTTAAGCGTAGCGTTGAAACGCGACTTACATCTTTAGGTAACGCGATGCCCCTTGAAGAACCGCAAGGTCAGCTCGATCAATTTTTCCGGCTCTCGCAAGACATGTTCTGCTGCCTCGACGCTGCGGGCATAGTGCTTAACGTCAATCCTATGTTTGAAACACTGCTGGGCTATAGCGCTGCAGAGCTGGTGGGCCGACCGTGCGGTAAAGTGATCGACCCGCGTGATTATAAGGTGATTGAAACGGCGCTGGCGCAACTGCTTCAAGGAGAAATCATCAAAGCCTTTGATGTTCGCGCGTTAACCGCAGCAAGGCAACTGCTGTGGCTGGAAGTCACGGCGTCACTCGGCGATAAGGTGATTTATGTCATTGCCCGAGATATTACCCGGCGCAAGGCCATTGAAAAGCAGCTTTTACGCAATCAGCGGCTGCTGGAAATGGCGGGTGAGTCTGCGCTGATTGGTGGCTGGTACGTAGATGTGGTGAATAACGTGCCCGTTTGGTCAGACGAGCTGTGCCAAATTCACGGCATGCCGCCGGGGTTTAAACCCTCTGTGGAGGAGGCTTTCGCTTTTTATGCGCCAGGCTCTAGAGAACAACTGATGCGCGATTTTCAGGCGTGTAGCGATACCGGCATTAGTTTTGACGGCGAGTATGAGGTGATCACGCGTCAGGGGCGACACCTGTGGGTGAGAGCCATTGGCAGAGCGGTGAGAGATGAGCACGGAGAGATTTTTCAAATACAAGGCTCAACCCAGGACATTAGTCACCGTAAAGCCACCGAGCAAAAGCTACAGCTGCTAGAGCGCAGCGTTGAGTCGAGCACTAACGGCGTGATTATCGTTGATGCGCTCAGCGACGATCTACCGATGGTTTATGTCAATGCCGCGTTTGAGCGCATCACGGGCTACTCCCGGCAAGCCGTGCTGGGGCGTAACTGTCGGTTTCTTCAGGGAGAGGATACCGCGCCGGAATCTCGGCGACAGCTGCGTAAAGGTATTAATGCCCAGCGTGAAGTGCATGTGGTGATTCGCAACTACCGGTGCGACGGGACGCCGTTCTGGAACGATCTATACATTTCGCCGGTGCGCGATGAAGCCGGCGTAGTGACCCACTTTATTGGCGTACAAAATGACATTACCTCACAGCGCGAGTATCAAGCGCAGTTACGCCATAACGCGAGCCACGACGCGCTGACCGGGCTGCCTAATCGGTTGTTGCTCAACCAGCGCTTGGCCCAAGGGTGTCTGTTAGCAAAGCGCTACCATCGCTACTTAGCCGTTCTGTTTGTCGACCTAGATGACTTTAAGCCGATTAACGACACCCTGGGCCATGAAGTGGGGGATTTTCTGCTGATTGAAGTGGCTAAGCGGCTGGAGGAGGAGCTGCGCCCTTGGGATACCGTGGCGCGCTTTGGTGGCGATGAGTTTGTCGTGCTGCTGCCAGATTTAGCCCACGAGCAGGATGTACTGCAAGTGGTCGAGCGTCTGCTTGCCCGGGTTTCGTCGCCCTACTGGTATCGCACCAGCGAGCTACGAATTTCCGCGAGCATTGGTATTGCCACCGATGACGGGACTATGAGCGAGCCACGCCAGCTGATTCAACAGGCAGACCTTGCGATGTACAAAGCCAAGCGGCGGGGGCGCAACACCTACCAGTGGTATACCGATGAGTTAAATCGCAAGGTAACCGAGCGCGTCAGTTTGCGTCATGCTCTTCAGCAGGCCATTGAGCAAGACCAGTTTGAGCTACATTATCAGCCTCAGGTTTGCCAACGCGGCCGGGTGGCCGGGGTAGAAGCACTGCTCCGCTGGTACCATCCTGAGCGTGGCAATATCCCGCCAGTGCAGTTTATTAGCCTAGCGGAAGACACCGGGCAAATTATGCCCATCAGTGAGTGGGTGCTGGCCACCGCGTGCCGGGACGCGGTGGCCCTCAACGCCGCAGGCCACGGCCCGATCACCATGGCCGTTAATGTGTCACCTATGCAGTTTCAGCGGCCAGGTTTTTTGGCTTCAATAGAAAAAGCGCTACAAGAGAGCGGTCTTGCGCCTGAGCTGTTGGAGCTAGAGCTTACCGAAGGTGTGCTCATGGATAGCGCCGAGCACACGATTCAAGCGCTGCATGCCCTGCGCCGCATGGGGGTACACATAGCGCTGGATGACTTTGGTACGGGGTTCTCCAGCTTGAGCTACTTAAAGCGCCTACCCATTAATAAGCTCAAGGTTGACCGCTCCTTTGTGCGCGAAGTGGTTAACGACCGCCGCGACGCTGCCATTGTGGATGGCGTTGTCACCATGGCGGATAAGCTGGGTCTTGAGGTATTGATTGAAGGTATCGAAACCGCCGAGCAGTTTAACTATTTCAAAGGGGTTCAGCGTGCCCACTTCCAAGGTTACTACTTTGCTCGGCCGATGCCCCTTGCAGCGTTCTATGCGTTTTTACAATCCCCGCTTACCGCCACCGTTACAATTGAGTCACCTACGTCTTAAGCGGCCACTGTTTAAAACGGCATGCCGCTGAGTGCGGCGACTCTGGTACACTTTCGATTAACGATTCCATTAGTTTTGTCAGCAGGATATGCCTCCGATGAGCCAAGCTACGAACCAGTCTTGGGGCGGTCGCTTTAGCGAGCCCACCGATGCTTTTGTTGCACGCTTCACCGCGTCAGTAACGTTCGACCAGCGCCTAGCGCGCCAGGATATCCAGGGCTCTATCGCCCATGCCACCATGCTTGCCCGGGTAGGCGTGCTCAGCGATGAAGAGCGCGACGCCATTATTAACGGCCTGACCGAGATTCAGGGCGAGATTGAGCGGGGCGAGTTCAACTGGTCGGTGCCGCTTGAAGATGTGCACATGAACATTGAGGCGCGGCTGACCGATAAAATCGGCATTACCGGCAAGAAGCTGCACACCGGGCGCTCGCGCAACGACCAAGTGGCCACTGATATCCGCCTGTTTATGCGCGATGAAATCGACGTCATTGAAGCGGAATTGGTACGCCTGCGCGAAGGCATGATTGAGCTTGCCGACCGCGAAGCCGATACCATTATGCCGGGCTTTACCCACCTGCAAACGGCGCAGCCGGTCACTTTTGGCCACCACCTGCTAGCCTGGCAAGAAATGCTGGCCCGTGACCACGAACGCCTGCTGGACTGCCGCAAGCGCGTGAACGTACTGCCACTGGGCGCTGCAGCGCTGGCAGGCACTACCTACCCCATCGACCGCCACGTGACCGCTGAGCTGCTCGGTTTCGACCGCCCAGCAGAAAACTCCCTGGACGCCGTCTCCGATCGTGACTTCGCCATCGAATTTACCAGTTTTGCCAGCATTCTCATGATGCACCTGTCGCGCATGAGCGAAGAGCTGGTGCTGTGGACCAGCGCCCAGTTTGACTTTATCGACCTGCCTGACCGTTTCTGCACCGGCTCCTCCATCATGCCGCAGAAGAAAAACCCGGACGTGCCTGAGCTGGTGCGCGGTAAAACTGGCCGGGTCTACGGGCACTTAATGGCGCTGCTGACGCTCATGAAGTCCCAGCCGCTGGCCTACAACAAAGATAATCAGGAAGACAAAGAGCCGCTGTTTGACGCGGTAGACACCGTGCGCGACTGCTTAAAAGCCTTTGCCGACATGGTGCCCGCCATTGAGCCCAAGAAAGAGAGCATGTATGAAGCCGCGCGGCGGGGCTTCTCCACTGCTACAGACCTCGCTGATTACTTAGTGCGCAAAGGCGTTGCCTTCCGTGATGCCCACGAAATTGTTGGTTTGTCAGTGGCCTATGGCCTGAAAACCAAAAAAGACCTCTCGGAAATGACCCTGGAAGAGCTGCAGCAGTTCTCCACCATTATCGAGCAGGACGTGTTTGAGGTGTTAACGCTAGAAGGCTCTGTAGCGGCGCGTAATCACATTGGCGGCACCGCGCCTGACCAAGTGCGCGCAGCGGCAAGCCGTGCCCGCGAAGCGCTGGCAGCGCTTAAAGGTGATGCATGAAGCGGCAAGCCTTCACATTGAGCGCAGTGCTACTAACGGCGCTGCTACTCGTCGGCTGTGGCCAGAAAGGACCGCTTTATCTGCCTGACGATACCAACGATTCGGCCGCCGAGCAGGAGGGGTAATGGATCACTTTAACTACCGTGACGGCGTTCTTTATGCTGAAGATGTGCCGCTAACGCAGCTGGCTGACGCGCTGGGCACGCCTTGCTATGTCTACTCCAAGGCAACGCTGAAGCGCCATTTCCGTGCCTATACCGAAGCGCTAGGTGGCCACCCGCACCTGATTTGCTACGCGGTAAAAGCAAATTCCAACCTTGCTGTTTTAGGGCTGCTAGCAACGCTAGGCGCCGGGTTTGATATCGTCTCAGTGGGCGAGCTTGAGCGCGTATTGAAAGCCGGTGGTGACCCTGCAAAAGTGGTTTTCTCGGGGGTTGCCAAGCAGCCTCAGGAGATGGCCCGCGCCCTTGAGGTTGGCATCAAGTGTTTTAACGTTGAGTCGCGCTCAGAGCTTGAGCGCTTGAATCGCGTGGCAGGTGAGCTGGGAAAAATTGCGCCAGTCTCGCTGCGGGTTAACCCGGATGTAGACGCGGGCACCCACCCGTATATTTCTACCGGCTTGAAAGATAACAAGTTTGGTATCCCGGTAGATGAAGCGCTAGACGTTTATCAGCTAGCGGCCAGCCTGCCCAACCTGCGGGTGGCAGGGCTTGATTGCCATATCGGTTCCCAGCTTACCGAAACCGCGCCGTTCTTGGATGCCCTAGAGCGGTTATTAATGTTGATGGAGCGGTTGCGTGAGCGTGGCATCGAAATCGACCACCTGGATTTAGGCGGCGGCCTGGGTGTGCCTTACCGCGATGAAACGCCACCCCAGCCATTTGATTACGCCAGCCAGTTGCTGGCGCGTCTCTCTCGCTGGAAAGGCGGTGAAACGCTGACCCTGCTGTTTGAACCCGGCCGCTCCATTGCCGCCAATGCAGGTGTCATGCTGACTCGCGTGGAGTTTTTAAAGCCTGGCGAAACTAAAAACTTTGCGATTGTTGATGCCGCCATGAATGACTTGATTCGCCCGGCGCTGTATCAAGCATGGCAGGCCATTGTGGCGGTGGATACTCGCCACGAGCGCGCAACAGCCACCTACGATGTGGTGGGGCCGGTGTGCGAAACCGGTGACTTCTTGGGTAAAGAGCGCGAGCTGGCGATTACCGAAGGCGACCTGCTGGCGGTGCGCTCGGCGGGGGCTTATGGTTTTGTGATGGCCTCCAATTACAACAGTCGCCCGCGTCCGCCAGAAGTGATGGTAGATGGCAGTCACTACCATGTAATACGCGCCCGGGAAAGTTTGGAAAATCTGTGGGCTGGCGAGGCGCTGTTGCCTGAAGGGGCGCGCTGATGCTGCTCCACTTCACTAAAATGCACGGCCTGGGCAACGACTTTATGGTCGTTGACCTTGTCACTCAGCGCGCCAGGTTGCTCGATGAGCAGATCCGCCAGTTGGCGGATCGCCGCTTTGGCATTGGCTTTGACCAGCTATTAATCGTCGAGCCGCCCCGAGACCCGGAGATGGATTTTCGTTACCGCATCTATAACGCCGACGGTAGCGAAGTGGAAAACTGCGGCAACGGCGCGCGCTGCTTTGCCCGCTTTGTGCGTGACCAGCGCCTGACCCATAAACATGAAATCCACGTGGAAACCGCGGGTGGCCCGCTGGTGCTGAACGTGCAGCACGATGGCATGGTGCGCGTGGATATGGGCAGACCACGCTTTAACCCTGCCACGCTGCCGTTTGAGGCGCCTGGCGACCAGCCGCTTCATGAGGTGGCTGTGGAGGGGGAGACGCTGCAGCTGGGCGTAGTGTCCATGGGCAACCCCCATGCGGTTTTGCAGGTGGAGAGTGTCGATAGCGCACCGGTGGAGCGCTTAGGGCCGCTGCTTGAATCACACCCGCGCTTTCCCAAGCGAGTGAACGTCGGCTTTATGCAAGTGGTGGCGCCCAATGAGATCCGCCTGCGCGTGTTTGAGCGTGGCAGCGGCGAAACCCTTGCCTGCGGAACCGGCGCCTGTGCCGCCGTGGCTAGCGGTATCCGCCAAGGGCTGTTGAAAAGCCCGGTGACGGTACACCTACCGGGGGGGCAGCTCAGTATTGAGTGGCCTGACCCTGAAGCATCGCTTGTCATGGTTGGGCCCGCAACACGGGTCTTTGATGGTCGTGTAGCACTCATCTAATTCGAGGAGAACGGCGATGTCACAAGCCCCCGAGCCGCGCAAGACGCTCGACCCTGACCAAGTGGCGTTTTGGCTGGCCCGTCATCCCGATTTTTTTGTCGGTCGAGAAGGGCTATTGCAGCAGCTCAAGGTGCCCCATCCCCATATAGAGGGTGCCGTATCGCTGCTTGAGCGGCTAGTCATTGATTTGCGCCAGCGCGCCGAAACCGCGGAAGACCGCCTAGAGCACCTGCTGGAGACCGCACGGCATAACGAGTCCCAATATCGCCGCCTGCGAGAAACGCTGCTGGCGCTGGTCGAAGCGCAAGATCGTGATGCGTTAGCCCAGGCCCTGGCCACCCAGCTAAGCGAGCGTTTTGATACGCCCGCTATGGCGCTGTGGTGCCCGGCGTCATTAAGCGATAGCGAAGCCGCGCCCCCACAGCCGCCGCGTCACGTGTTAGACCAGCACGCCAGCGCGCGGTTAGCGGCGCTGCTGGATGGCCGCACCAGCCGTTGCGCCAAGCTTAGCGTGAGCGACTGGAAGTGCCTGCTGCCCCATACCAAGGCGCCGCGTAGGGCCGGTTCCTGCGCCATTTCACGGCTATCGGCAGGGGAGCCGCTAGGGTATTTACTGCTTGCCAGTCCCGACCCCGAGAGCTACCGCGCCAGTATGGATACGCTGTTTACCGAGTACCTGGGCGATATTGTGGCGCGGCTGTTGATGCGCCTGGAACCCCATGCCTAACACGTCCATTGCTGAGCAGGTTGAGCGCTATTTAGCGGTCCTGGCGGCCCACGCAAGCCCGGCTACGGTAGCGGCTTATCGCCAGGATTTAGCCGCGCTTTGCCGCTTTACGCAGCAGCGTGACATCACTGAGCCCAGCGCGCTGGATGCCACCCTGCTCAGAGCATTTTTAGGGGCCGAGCGCAGCCGTGGCCTAGCCCCCAGAAGCCTGGCACG
Protein-coding regions in this window:
- a CDS encoding 3-oxoadipate--succinyl-CoA transferase subunit B, which gives rise to MSLEYTSSEMMSVTAARALENGMTCFVGIGLPSEAANLARLTHAPDVVLIYESGTLQTKPAILPLSIGDGELCESALTTVAVPEMFRYWLQGGKIDVGFLGTAQIDRFANLNTTLIGDYKAPKVRLPGGGGAPEIATNAGEVFITLKHSKRAFVKDVDFVTTLGFGRDGKGRDNVPNIGKGPTRVITDLCVMKPDPDTKELVVVSLHPGVTREDVIDATGWEVRFAEQLESTPEPNENELTILRELKARTERAHAGA
- a CDS encoding heme biosynthesis protein HemY, with amino-acid sequence MRKLILLIVAGLAVGALFGHLMMAVPGYWLIRVGETSVQTSFWFGLVLLLAAFLVLHFALRLLSGIIRPVGNFRTWNSRARNRRAMKRTVHGLVALTEGRFKKAEKTLVNAANDSSTPLVNYLSAALAAHYQGHHVKSQEHLNKAQLTTEGADTAIGLMQAQLMIDRQQPEEALAILNRLDKQLTNHPQVLKMLKQVHLSVNDWEGLRHLIPRLAAQKLITQQEREQLEFKAYRELIVFEAKNPTNIERVRGLWADMPDYLRGNTELIVLYTEALLQSNEEPIAERLLNHSLDHHWDARLVKRYGLLNVDAARQLVKAEKWLQERPNDPELLLACGRLSLRIGQWEKALEYFEASQRQRPNGEVCAELARLYASMGEHNKSQLYYRHSVEMLAKSLPSLPQPSDASDSKPSDQKDKASDPKITKKKSA
- a CDS encoding uroporphyrinogen III synthase gives rise to the protein MTQPVLICRPGERGEALAAALRAQGAWVESLEVMQLEALPETPEQRRIWLDIDQYHKIVVVSPFAAECLSEALERYWPQLPVGIDYYSVGSTTAYTLYNLLGVRVHIPSPASGDDTSEALLALASLKALTHQRVLLVAGEGGRTLLTETLETRGAQVIRVEVYRRVYQPPSAAMQQRLLVGDYRALIVTSSELLEHLAKWCNQAALNQPLIVSSHRLATLAGKLGFCDLKVASGATPAALAAALDRSCNPKGADVDQGT
- a CDS encoding hydroxymethylbilane synthase; amino-acid sequence: MSSITKLRIATRKSQLAMWQAEYVRDRLMAAHSGLEVELVPLSTKGDKILDTPLSKIGGKGLFVKELEDAMLDGRADIAVHSMKDVPMHFPEGLGLSVILDGADPTDAFVSNHYSNIEELPEGARIGTASLRRGLQMREARPDLQILNLRGNVQTRLAKLDAGEFDAIILATSGLQRLGLDARIAQALPPEICLPACGQGALGIECRLHDPELISLLAPLDDPDTATRVRAERAMNTRLEGGCQVPIGGHAILDKANETIWLRGLVGNPEGTEVLRAEGSGSIHEPEALGIRVAEDLLDQGAGDILAEVYGRNV
- a CDS encoding diguanylate cyclase gives rise to the protein MPLEEPQGQLDQFFRLSQDMFCCLDAAGIVLNVNPMFETLLGYSAAELVGRPCGKVIDPRDYKVIETALAQLLQGEIIKAFDVRALTAARQLLWLEVTASLGDKVIYVIARDITRRKAIEKQLLRNQRLLEMAGESALIGGWYVDVVNNVPVWSDELCQIHGMPPGFKPSVEEAFAFYAPGSREQLMRDFQACSDTGISFDGEYEVITRQGRHLWVRAIGRAVRDEHGEIFQIQGSTQDISHRKATEQKLQLLERSVESSTNGVIIVDALSDDLPMVYVNAAFERITGYSRQAVLGRNCRFLQGEDTAPESRRQLRKGINAQREVHVVIRNYRCDGTPFWNDLYISPVRDEAGVVTHFIGVQNDITSQREYQAQLRHNASHDALTGLPNRLLLNQRLAQGCLLAKRYHRYLAVLFVDLDDFKPINDTLGHEVGDFLLIEVAKRLEEELRPWDTVARFGGDEFVVLLPDLAHEQDVLQVVERLLARVSSPYWYRTSELRISASIGIATDDGTMSEPRQLIQQADLAMYKAKRRGRNTYQWYTDELNRKVTERVSLRHALQQAIEQDQFELHYQPQVCQRGRVAGVEALLRWYHPERGNIPPVQFISLAEDTGQIMPISEWVLATACRDAVALNAAGHGPITMAVNVSPMQFQRPGFLASIEKALQESGLAPELLELELTEGVLMDSAEHTIQALHALRRMGVHIALDDFGTGFSSLSYLKRLPINKLKVDRSFVREVVNDRRDAAIVDGVVTMADKLGLEVLIEGIETAEQFNYFKGVQRAHFQGYYFARPMPLAAFYAFLQSPLTATVTIESPTS
- a CDS encoding argininosuccinate lyase, which gives rise to MSQATNQSWGGRFSEPTDAFVARFTASVTFDQRLARQDIQGSIAHATMLARVGVLSDEERDAIINGLTEIQGEIERGEFNWSVPLEDVHMNIEARLTDKIGITGKKLHTGRSRNDQVATDIRLFMRDEIDVIEAELVRLREGMIELADREADTIMPGFTHLQTAQPVTFGHHLLAWQEMLARDHERLLDCRKRVNVLPLGAAALAGTTYPIDRHVTAELLGFDRPAENSLDAVSDRDFAIEFTSFASILMMHLSRMSEELVLWTSAQFDFIDLPDRFCTGSSIMPQKKNPDVPELVRGKTGRVYGHLMALLTLMKSQPLAYNKDNQEDKEPLFDAVDTVRDCLKAFADMVPAIEPKKESMYEAARRGFSTATDLADYLVRKGVAFRDAHEIVGLSVAYGLKTKKDLSEMTLEELQQFSTIIEQDVFEVLTLEGSVAARNHIGGTAPDQVRAAASRAREALAALKGDA